In Candidatus Defluviilinea proxima, a single genomic region encodes these proteins:
- a CDS encoding response regulator → MNTESLKHVEILLVEDSRADVLITREAFAEFKLLNTLHVVEDGVEALAFLRREGKYASAPRPDLILLDLNLPRKNGREVLAEIKTDPELKAIPVVVLTTSHSEQDVLQAYDKHANCYIVKPVGFDNFVEAMKTIRQFWFSVVTLPSEVTNGKDSTENPTH, encoded by the coding sequence ATGAACACAGAAAGTCTTAAGCATGTCGAGATCCTGTTGGTGGAAGACAGCCGCGCGGATGTGTTGATCACCCGCGAAGCCTTCGCAGAGTTTAAGCTTCTCAACACATTGCACGTAGTGGAAGATGGCGTGGAAGCACTGGCCTTTTTACGCCGTGAAGGAAAATATGCGTCTGCACCGCGACCGGACCTGATCCTGCTTGATTTAAATCTGCCACGCAAGAACGGACGCGAAGTGCTGGCGGAGATCAAAACGGACCCGGAACTTAAAGCCATCCCTGTAGTGGTGCTGACCACCTCCCACTCCGAACAGGATGTACTGCAAGCATATGACAAGCACGCCAATTGCTATATTGTCAAGCCGGTGGGGTTTGACAATTTTGTCGAGGCTATGAAGACCATCCGCCAGTTCTGGTTCAGCGTTGTTACTCTCCCATCCGAGGTTACCAATGGAAAAGACTCAACTGAAAATCCTACTCATTGA
- a CDS encoding PAS domain S-box protein, with translation MDRKKSTPRKTDLNKQADKEGQLKLIERLNLATHAAQMGIWDWDIQKDQLVWDEQMYRLYGLKSGAFGGAYEAWLKGVHPDDRASSNEVSRMAVRGEKEYDTEFRVVWPDGSIHWLKANGQVVRDQEGNPIRMVGVNYDITARKQTEERLKESEEYLRLAYEAGNLGIWKNDLQSGALEFDERARIHYGFDTRHTTLLEVTNRIHPDDLARVGSEIQSATSPDASGKFNTEYRVVHADGSVHWLSVGVKVLFEGEGAQRHAVVGYGTTQDITPIREATEQVRKSEAQLRALITSLDDIVFEVDEHGTYLNVWTGDEASLFRPREEVIGKRFDEVFGEEASRQFFEYLKRTLNSNSPQTLEYPVEIHGGKHWYAAHYNIIQAQAETPRSVSILVRDITKHKRLEESARESEQKYTLLFQKSAVPTILIKLPEVVVFDANEAYETLTGFTRQEMFGKTSVQLGLFKPEQRKELVARFDQEGELKNREGRLYSRNGQEHIVVMNTTPVEIGGKTYAITTMQDITERKQAEKALHEREQKLNTLLNLLPVGISILDQDRKVTYTNDALWKILGTTKDGLVRGEYRNRKYLSADGSEKPIEEFASTRAFNERIEVHDVVTGVIKEDTQTIWTSVSAVPVDFPDWKVVLVTSDITEHKQAEELLERMHNTMAEAQKIAHMGSFEYIAATQTTIWSEEEYRIYGLDPTGPSPTYDQMLEKCIHPDDAALLNETFTKAMQNHSIYELEHRIVQPNGSVRWVYDRSHPYFNKQGELVRYIGITLDVTERKKSEEDLRQRTEELEQLLDMLPEAIWIADDPECKFIRGNRFANDLLGVSGQENISQSAEAPAVVLRQFTEGRELSPDELPMQMAARTGKPQLDFELRIEHPDIAPRTLLGGAVPLFDAQGKTRGVIASFHDITERKQVEEELRANKKLLQDVIDNTTALVYILDLEGRFLLVNHKIEALFGLSNAQIIGQTRSAFMPAEFAVQHRNNDLEIIQTGQGKLFEEENPETDGQHVYLTNKFPLFDAHNQVYAVCGISTDMTDHKRMENELRRSNTELEQFAYVASHDLQEPLRAMAGMVQLLGQRYKGSLDERADEYINHAVEASQRMQNLINDLLNYSRVDRRGKPFEPTHLENSLNTALINLQGAIQESGAQITHEPLPMVMADSTQMIQVLQNLIGNAIKFRGEQTPQIHIAAKKDGSRWQIEVRDNGIGIEPQYFERIFLVFQRLHTRVEYPGTGIGLSLCKKIIERHGGQIWVESKPEQGATFYFTLPEKNHEHRKS, from the coding sequence GTTCGAGATCAAGAGGGAAATCCGATTCGCATGGTGGGGGTGAATTACGACATCACTGCCCGCAAGCAAACTGAGGAAAGACTCAAAGAAAGTGAAGAATATCTTCGTTTGGCCTATGAAGCCGGCAATTTGGGGATATGGAAGAATGATCTGCAAAGCGGGGCTTTGGAATTTGATGAACGTGCCAGAATTCATTATGGTTTTGATACTCGCCATACTACCTTGTTGGAGGTGACGAACCGCATCCATCCGGATGATCTGGCACGCGTGGGATCGGAAATTCAATCTGCCACATCCCCTGATGCCAGCGGAAAATTTAACACCGAATATCGGGTTGTCCATGCAGATGGAAGCGTACATTGGCTGTCCGTGGGTGTGAAGGTGCTGTTTGAAGGGGAAGGTGCACAGCGTCATGCTGTCGTTGGATATGGAACCACCCAGGATATTACCCCCATTCGGGAAGCCACTGAACAAGTGCGCAAGAGCGAGGCACAGTTAAGGGCATTGATAACTTCCCTGGATGATATTGTCTTTGAGGTCGATGAACATGGCACCTATCTCAACGTGTGGACCGGCGATGAGGCTAGCCTGTTTCGCCCGCGTGAAGAGGTGATCGGCAAACGCTTCGACGAGGTCTTCGGCGAGGAGGCCAGCCGCCAGTTCTTCGAATATCTCAAACGTACCTTGAATAGCAATTCCCCTCAGACTTTGGAATATCCCGTGGAGATCCACGGGGGAAAGCACTGGTATGCCGCCCATTACAACATCATCCAAGCCCAGGCGGAAACGCCACGGAGTGTTTCCATTCTGGTGCGAGACATCACCAAGCACAAGCGTCTGGAAGAAAGCGCGAGAGAGAGCGAGCAAAAATATACGCTCCTGTTCCAAAAATCTGCCGTTCCAACCATATTGATCAAATTGCCCGAAGTGGTGGTCTTTGATGCCAACGAAGCCTATGAAACACTGACAGGCTTCACCCGCCAGGAAATGTTCGGGAAAACCTCGGTGCAATTGGGACTGTTCAAGCCGGAGCAGCGCAAGGAACTGGTCGCCCGTTTTGACCAAGAGGGAGAATTGAAAAACCGCGAAGGGCGTCTGTACTCCAGAAATGGGCAAGAACATATCGTGGTCATGAATACCACCCCGGTCGAAATTGGCGGAAAGACGTATGCCATCACCACCATGCAGGATATTACCGAACGTAAGCAGGCAGAGAAAGCCCTGCACGAACGTGAACAGAAGCTCAACACGTTACTAAATCTTTTACCCGTGGGGATTTCCATCCTCGATCAAGATCGGAAAGTAACCTATACCAACGATGCTCTTTGGAAAATTCTGGGAACTACCAAGGATGGGTTGGTCCGGGGAGAGTATCGTAATCGGAAATATCTCAGTGCTGATGGTTCTGAGAAACCTATAGAGGAATTTGCCAGCACACGCGCATTTAACGAAAGGATCGAAGTGCACGATGTCGTTACCGGTGTTATAAAAGAAGATACCCAGACGATTTGGACCAGTGTAAGCGCCGTACCTGTGGATTTCCCGGATTGGAAAGTAGTTCTTGTCACGTCCGATATTACCGAGCATAAACAAGCCGAGGAGTTGTTGGAGCGGATGCATAACACAATGGCGGAAGCCCAGAAGATCGCACACATGGGCAGTTTCGAGTACATCGCCGCCACACAGACGACGATATGGTCAGAGGAGGAATACCGTATCTACGGTTTGGACCCCACCGGCCCTTCGCCAACATATGACCAGATGCTCGAAAAGTGCATTCATCCTGATGATGCAGCCTTATTAAATGAGACATTCACGAAAGCGATGCAGAACCATTCGATCTATGAACTCGAACATCGTATCGTGCAACCCAACGGTAGTGTGCGGTGGGTCTACGATCGCTCCCATCCTTATTTTAACAAGCAGGGGGAACTTGTTCGGTACATCGGCATAACGCTGGATGTTACCGAACGTAAAAAGTCAGAGGAGGATCTACGCCAACGCACAGAGGAATTGGAACAACTGCTGGATATGTTGCCAGAAGCGATCTGGATCGCCGATGACCCGGAATGCAAATTTATTCGAGGCAATCGTTTTGCCAATGACCTGCTTGGTGTTTCGGGACAGGAGAACATTTCCCAGTCTGCCGAAGCGCCTGCAGTGGTTTTACGTCAGTTCACAGAAGGACGGGAGTTGAGCCCCGACGAATTACCCATGCAAATGGCGGCCAGGACAGGCAAGCCGCAACTCGATTTCGAACTACGCATTGAGCATCCCGATATAGCCCCCCGCACACTCTTGGGTGGAGCAGTCCCTTTGTTCGATGCTCAGGGCAAAACGCGCGGTGTCATCGCAAGTTTTCACGACATCACCGAGCGTAAACAAGTTGAAGAAGAACTGCGTGCCAACAAAAAACTCTTGCAGGATGTGATCGACAACACAACAGCGCTGGTTTATATCCTCGATCTCGAAGGGCGCTTTCTACTGGTCAATCATAAGATCGAAGCGCTCTTTGGTCTTTCTAACGCGCAAATTATCGGTCAAACGCGCAGTGCGTTCATGCCCGCTGAATTTGCGGTACAGCACCGCAACAACGATCTGGAGATCATCCAGACCGGGCAGGGGAAATTATTCGAGGAAGAAAATCCCGAGACGGATGGACAGCATGTTTACCTGACCAACAAGTTCCCCTTGTTCGATGCACATAATCAAGTCTATGCTGTCTGCGGTATTTCGACCGACATGACCGACCACAAGCGTATGGAAAATGAACTGCGCCGTTCAAACACCGAACTGGAACAATTTGCCTACGTCGCCTCCCATGACCTGCAGGAACCCCTGCGCGCGATGGCCGGCATGGTGCAGCTTTTGGGCCAGCGCTACAAAGGCAGTCTGGATGAACGGGCGGATGAATATATCAATCATGCAGTCGAAGCCTCCCAACGCATGCAAAATCTTATCAATGACCTGCTGAATTACTCACGTGTGGATCGCCGGGGGAAACCCTTTGAGCCCACGCATCTCGAGAACTCTCTAAACACCGCGCTGATCAATTTACAGGGAGCCATTCAGGAAAGCGGTGCACAGATCACACACGAACCATTGCCCATGGTGATGGCGGATTCCACGCAGATGATACAAGTACTGCAAAACCTGATCGGCAATGCAATCAAGTTCCGCGGCGAACAAACACCGCAGATCCATATCGCCGCAAAGAAAGACGGCAGCCGCTGGCAGATCGAAGTGCGCGATAACGGCATCGGTATTGAACCGCAATATTTTGAACGCATCTTCCTGGTCTTTCAACGCCTGCACACGCGCGTTGAATACCCCGGCACCGGCATTGGGCTTTCCTTATGCAAAAAAATAATCGAACGGCATGGCGGGCAGATCTGGGTGGAGTCAAAGCCAGAGCAGGGTGCCACATTCTATTTCACACTACCGGAGAAAAATCATGAACACAGAAAGTCTTAA